The Desmonostoc muscorum LEGE 12446 genome includes a region encoding these proteins:
- a CDS encoding type II toxin-antitoxin system RelN family antitoxin translates to MKAVKVMATINEQGQLTLDHPLITDKNSRVEVIILIPEEEVLNDQSQAEVLADFRQAWHEAMTGQTIPVAQLWEGLEND, encoded by the coding sequence ATGAAAGCAGTTAAAGTCATGGCAACGATTAATGAGCAAGGACAACTAACCTTAGATCATCCTCTCATAACAGATAAAAACAGCCGCGTAGAAGTTATTATTCTAATTCCAGAAGAGGAAGTTTTAAACGATCAATCTCAAGCAGAAGTCTTAGCAGATTTCCGGCAAGCTTGGCACGAAGCCATGACTGGGCAAACTATCCCGGTGGCTCAACTTTGGGAAGGGCTGGAAAATGACTGA
- a CDS encoding GNAT family N-acetyltransferase: MAGTNILIRHANQQDIPAIMELIYLKAEFDGCPESVEATPQKLEVDLFGEKPLAFVLLAEVDGDAIGLATYHFIYSTFLAKPGIWLDDLYVKAEYRNHKIGEALILRLRQIGQEKGCGRIDWTVAVSNERGIKFYQRIGAKIINKVRLCRLDSQAIIEEFHESELGTSKK; this comes from the coding sequence ATGGCAGGCACAAATATTTTAATTCGACATGCAAACCAGCAAGATATTCCTGCCATTATGGAATTGATTTATTTGAAAGCCGAATTTGATGGTTGTCCTGAATCTGTAGAAGCAACTCCTCAAAAGCTAGAAGTTGATTTATTTGGAGAAAAGCCTCTTGCTTTTGTTCTTTTGGCTGAGGTTGATGGCGATGCTATTGGCTTGGCAACCTATCATTTTATTTATTCAACCTTTTTAGCCAAACCTGGAATTTGGCTTGATGATTTATATGTGAAAGCTGAATATCGAAATCACAAAATTGGTGAGGCGCTAATACTACGTTTGCGTCAGATAGGGCAAGAAAAAGGTTGTGGCAGAATTGATTGGACTGTGGCTGTATCCAACGAGCGTGGAATCAAATTTTATCAAAGAATAGGTGCAAAAATTATTAACAAAGTCAGATTGTGTCGCTTGGATAGTCAGGCAATAATTGAAGAATTTCATGAGTCAGAATTAGGGACTTCCAAAAAATAA
- a CDS encoding LysR family transcriptional regulator: MKLSQLRAIVAVAERGNFSEAALELQLSQPAISHAIATLEEELGVPLFARGRHGAVLTPAGERILYHARQAMQHLEMMQKEANLHKGLHGGHVRIAAFRSVATHLLPKAIAQFHHQFPEVAVTIIECAAFTDVEQCLRDGRAEIGITCLPTSDDFETWEIFRDEYLALLPPQTKINSKEITWEDIAAYPPVLLPCTPCGRIVHNHLKTLAIPITTATDIQEDSTVVSMVNQGLRAAIMPRLAAVPIPPKVQVYSLPVPIERIIATAILSNGLQVPAVFTFLEMLRKFDFNSLAKSTY; encoded by the coding sequence ATGAAACTCTCCCAACTTCGAGCCATAGTTGCAGTAGCAGAACGTGGTAATTTTAGTGAAGCAGCCTTAGAATTGCAGCTTTCTCAGCCTGCAATTAGTCATGCGATCGCCACTTTAGAAGAAGAATTAGGCGTGCCTTTATTTGCTAGAGGTCGTCACGGTGCAGTGTTGACACCTGCTGGTGAGCGTATACTATATCATGCGCGTCAGGCAATGCAACATCTAGAGATGATGCAAAAGGAAGCAAATCTACATAAAGGTTTACATGGTGGTCATGTAAGAATTGCAGCTTTTCGCAGCGTAGCTACTCATTTATTACCAAAAGCGATCGCTCAGTTTCACCATCAATTCCCAGAAGTTGCTGTCACCATTATAGAGTGTGCTGCTTTCACCGACGTAGAACAATGTTTGCGTGACGGACGTGCTGAGATTGGTATTACTTGTCTACCAACTAGTGATGACTTTGAGACTTGGGAAATTTTTCGGGATGAATATCTAGCTTTACTACCACCACAGACCAAAATTAACAGCAAAGAAATTACTTGGGAAGACATAGCAGCCTATCCACCAGTTTTACTTCCTTGTACACCCTGTGGACGCATTGTTCACAACCATCTTAAAACTTTAGCGATTCCCATAACTACTGCTACCGACATTCAAGAAGATTCCACAGTTGTAAGTATGGTAAATCAAGGACTGAGAGCAGCTATTATGCCGCGTTTAGCAGCTGTACCCATTCCGCCAAAGGTACAAGTATACAGTTTACCTGTACCTATTGAAAGAATAATTGCAACGGCAATTTTATCTAATGGCTTGCAAGTACCTGCGGTGTTTACATTTTTAGAAATGTTGAGAAAATTTGATTTTAATAGTTTAGCTAAATCCACTTATTAA
- a CDS encoding N-6 DNA methylase encodes MAEIEQLEQSITLKATKSGEVPYIVCLVRQKAIKLTPEEAIRQLYLQVLNKRLYYPLNRIQVEYGVNFGREVKRADIVVMDKDRPNTVYMIVELKKPKLKDGKDQLRSYCNATGAPIAIWTNGDQISYYQRKDPNYFEDIPSLPNANQTLADILQIKFTLEDLIANDKLMKENKSLKTLIEEMEDEVLANAGVDVFEELFKLIFTKLYDEWYSGQGNRRKTRSLEFRNTGQTEAALKSKIQDLFDGAKKKWEGVFSEDAKISLTPSHLSVCVSSLENVKLFNSNLDVIDEAFEYLINQSSKGDKGQYFTPRYVIDMCVKMLNPQEDEYMIDTAAGSSGFPVHTIFHVWRQILADEGLQASHLFSLEDKPPRCSEYVEEKVFAIDFDEKAVRVARTLNLIAGDGQTNVLHLNTLDYELWNEVTEQEEWDNVYNAGFKRLKRLRPKGNKDFREFQFDVLMANPPFAGDIKEPRMIARYDLAKKPDGKWQTKVGRDILFIERNLDFLKPGGRMAIVLPQGRFNNSSDKNIRDFIAERCRILAVVGLHGNTFKPHTGTKTSVLFVQKWNDDPKAGALCPRQDDYNIFFATMRKSGKDNSGDKIWRKISFSTSPPDDELGELMPPSPMQRMVGVEGDFLQDVHGHLVVDHDLYNHEGLTEDGIAEAFIEFAKKEKLSFFEFRPSVAPFDAVRYQQLMNGLEVIEAKFCDTQAEKVHRLEAEFYIAKTGKFNQFLSGGEVIDFVQYGTSKDLNENCIGYPVLRLNEFESNFIGTPAKYCHLIDEATFQSLKLRKGDVVICRTNGNPKLVGKSALVPKDTNFAFASYVFRVRPKKHLISSEVLTVFLNSQYGRQEIEKYSMTGNQTNFSPAKFREIQVPHFLDAFQKIINELVEASYQKREQSKLLLEIAKTGVERAIETDEATATAWINQQLEALGINLSNPN; translated from the coding sequence GTGGCGGAAATTGAGCAGTTAGAGCAGAGCATTACTCTGAAAGCAACCAAAAGTGGCGAAGTGCCTTATATCGTTTGTTTGGTGCGTCAGAAGGCAATTAAGCTGACGCCAGAGGAAGCAATTCGGCAGCTATATTTACAGGTTTTGAATAAACGCCTCTACTATCCTCTCAATCGCATTCAAGTTGAGTATGGGGTGAACTTTGGGCGGGAGGTGAAACGGGCGGACATTGTGGTGATGGACAAAGATCGTCCGAACACAGTCTACATGATTGTAGAGCTAAAGAAGCCAAAGTTAAAGGATGGCAAAGATCAGCTTCGCTCTTACTGCAATGCTACGGGTGCGCCGATCGCAATTTGGACGAATGGCGATCAAATTTCCTACTACCAGCGCAAAGATCCCAATTATTTTGAAGATATCCCCAGTTTGCCCAACGCTAATCAAACCCTGGCAGATATTCTTCAGATCAAGTTCACCCTGGAAGACTTGATTGCCAATGACAAATTGATGAAGGAGAATAAATCCCTCAAGACGTTGATCGAAGAAATGGAAGACGAGGTGCTGGCGAATGCTGGGGTAGATGTATTTGAGGAACTGTTTAAGCTGATTTTTACGAAGCTCTATGATGAGTGGTATTCTGGGCAGGGCAACCGCCGTAAAACCCGTTCTCTAGAGTTTCGTAATACGGGACAAACAGAAGCGGCACTCAAAAGCAAGATTCAGGATTTGTTTGATGGGGCAAAGAAAAAGTGGGAAGGGGTGTTTAGTGAAGATGCTAAAATTAGCCTCACGCCTTCGCACCTGTCGGTCTGTGTGTCGTCGTTGGAGAATGTGAAACTGTTTAACTCCAATCTGGATGTAATCGATGAAGCCTTTGAGTATTTGATTAACCAGAGCAGTAAGGGAGATAAAGGGCAATATTTCACGCCGCGCTATGTGATTGATATGTGCGTAAAAATGCTCAATCCCCAAGAAGATGAGTACATGATCGATACGGCGGCGGGGTCATCTGGGTTTCCGGTGCATACGATTTTTCATGTGTGGCGGCAGATTTTGGCGGATGAGGGGTTGCAGGCAAGTCATTTGTTTTCGTTGGAAGATAAGCCACCCCGTTGTAGTGAATATGTAGAAGAGAAGGTGTTTGCCATCGACTTTGATGAGAAGGCGGTGCGGGTGGCGCGGACGCTAAACCTAATTGCGGGGGATGGGCAGACAAATGTATTGCACTTGAACACGCTGGACTATGAACTGTGGAATGAAGTAACGGAACAAGAAGAATGGGATAACGTTTATAATGCTGGGTTCAAACGGCTAAAACGGTTGCGACCGAAAGGGAATAAGGATTTTCGAGAGTTTCAGTTTGATGTGTTGATGGCGAATCCGCCCTTTGCCGGAGATATCAAAGAACCGCGGATGATTGCCCGCTATGATTTGGCAAAGAAGCCCGATGGTAAGTGGCAAACCAAGGTGGGGCGCGATATTTTGTTTATTGAGCGCAATTTGGACTTTTTGAAACCGGGGGGTAGAATGGCGATCGTGTTGCCCCAAGGACGGTTTAACAATTCATCTGATAAGAATATTCGAGATTTCATTGCGGAACGCTGCCGGATTTTGGCGGTGGTGGGGCTGCATGGTAATACGTTTAAGCCGCACACGGGTACAAAGACTTCGGTGCTGTTTGTGCAGAAGTGGAATGATGACCCGAAGGCGGGCGCACTCTGCCCACGACAAGATGACTACAACATCTTTTTTGCGACGATGCGGAAATCGGGGAAGGATAATTCTGGGGATAAAATCTGGCGCAAAATTTCATTTTCTACCTCACCGCCTGATGACGAACTGGGCGAATTGATGCCGCCTTCTCCGATGCAGCGAATGGTGGGGGTGGAGGGCGATTTTTTGCAAGATGTTCACGGTCATTTAGTGGTGGATCATGATTTGTATAACCACGAAGGACTGACGGAAGACGGCATTGCGGAAGCGTTTATTGAGTTTGCCAAAAAGGAGAAGCTCAGTTTTTTTGAATTTAGGCCATCTGTTGCGCCGTTTGATGCTGTGAGGTATCAACAGTTAATGAATGGGCTGGAAGTAATTGAGGCTAAATTTTGTGATACTCAAGCAGAGAAAGTACATAGATTGGAAGCAGAATTTTACATTGCAAAAACAGGTAAATTTAATCAATTTTTGAGTGGGGGAGAAGTTATTGATTTTGTTCAATATGGCACTTCTAAAGACTTGAATGAAAATTGCATAGGCTATCCAGTATTACGACTCAATGAGTTTGAAAGTAATTTTATAGGAACTCCAGCTAAATACTGCCATCTTATTGATGAAGCTACATTTCAATCTTTGAAACTTAGAAAAGGCGATGTGGTGATATGCAGAACAAATGGTAATCCAAAGCTTGTTGGCAAAAGCGCATTAGTTCCAAAAGATACTAATTTTGCTTTTGCCTCTTACGTATTTCGTGTGCGGCCAAAAAAACATCTGATAAGTTCTGAAGTTTTAACAGTTTTTCTTAATTCTCAATATGGAAGACAGGAAATTGAGAAATACTCTATGACGGGAAACCAGACAAATTTTAGCCCTGCCAAGTTTAGAGAAATCCAAGTTCCTCATTTTCTTGATGCTTTTCAGAAGATTATTAACGAGTTAGTTGAAGCCTCTTATCAAAAGCGGGAGCAATCCAAGCTACTGCTAGAAATTGCTAAAACAGGAGTAGAAAGAGCGATTGAAACTGATGAAGCGACAGCAACGGCTTGGATCAATCAGCAGCTTGAAGCGTTAGGAATCAATCTATCGAACCCAAACTAA
- the hisS gene encoding histidine--tRNA ligase codes for MAKGDKINFSTPSGFPEFLPSEKRLESYLLDIIRRVYESYGFTPIETPAVERLEVLQAKGNQGDNIIYGIDPILPPNRQAEKDKSGETGSEARALKFDQTVPLAAYIARHLNELTFPFARYQMDVVFRGERAKDGRFRQFRQCDIDVVARRELSLLYDAQMPAIITEIFEAINIGDFLIRINNRKVLTGFFKSLGIAETQIKSCISIVDTLEKIGQNKVKQDLEKEGISVEQAEKIIEFIKIDGSVDEVLDKLKHLANNLPETEQLALGVTELETVIAGVRNLGVAENRFCIDLSIARGLDYYTGTVYETTLLGHEALGSICSGGRYEELVGVFLGEKMPGVGISIGLTRLISRLLKAGILSSLAQTPAQVMVVNMQDDLMPTYLKVSQQLRQAGINVITNFDKRPLGKQFQLADKQGIQFCVIIGSEEAAAQKSSLKDLKSGEQVEVLLENLAEEVKRRLT; via the coding sequence ATGGCAAAAGGTGACAAAATAAACTTTTCTACTCCTAGCGGTTTCCCAGAATTTCTGCCTAGCGAAAAGCGCTTAGAATCATATTTATTAGACATCATCCGTAGAGTTTATGAAAGCTATGGATTTACGCCCATTGAAACCCCAGCAGTAGAACGTTTAGAAGTCCTACAAGCTAAAGGAAACCAAGGCGACAATATCATTTATGGAATTGATCCCATCTTGCCACCAAATCGCCAAGCCGAAAAAGATAAATCTGGCGAAACAGGTTCAGAAGCAAGAGCCTTAAAGTTTGACCAAACAGTGCCATTAGCAGCTTACATTGCTCGTCACCTCAATGAATTAACCTTTCCCTTTGCCCGCTACCAAATGGATGTAGTGTTTCGCGGAGAACGGGCAAAAGATGGGCGTTTTCGTCAGTTCCGCCAATGCGATATTGATGTAGTTGCTCGTCGTGAATTGAGTTTGCTTTATGATGCTCAAATGCCTGCAATTATCACTGAAATATTTGAAGCCATAAATATCGGTGATTTTCTCATCCGCATCAATAACCGCAAAGTTCTTACAGGCTTCTTTAAATCACTGGGAATTGCCGAAACCCAAATTAAATCCTGCATCAGTATTGTTGATACCCTCGAAAAAATTGGTCAAAATAAAGTAAAACAGGATTTAGAAAAAGAGGGAATTTCAGTAGAGCAAGCTGAAAAAATCATTGAATTTATTAAAATAGATGGTTCAGTTGATGAAGTATTAGATAAACTCAAACACCTTGCCAACAATCTCCCAGAAACCGAGCAATTGGCCTTGGGAGTTACCGAATTAGAAACGGTAATTGCAGGCGTGCGTAATCTGGGAGTTGCCGAAAATCGTTTTTGTATTGATTTATCCATTGCCCGTGGACTTGATTACTATACTGGTACAGTTTACGAAACAACTTTATTAGGACATGAAGCCTTAGGTAGTATTTGTTCTGGCGGCAGATATGAAGAATTAGTCGGAGTATTTTTGGGCGAAAAGATGCCTGGTGTTGGCATTTCTATTGGCTTAACTCGCTTAATTAGTCGATTGCTCAAAGCAGGTATTCTGAGTAGCTTAGCTCAAACACCAGCCCAAGTAATGGTAGTAAATATGCAAGATGATTTAATGCCGACTTATTTAAAAGTTTCTCAACAACTGCGTCAAGCAGGAATTAACGTTATAACTAACTTTGATAAGCGTCCTTTGGGCAAACAGTTTCAGTTAGCGGATAAACAAGGAATTCAATTCTGCGTGATTATTGGTTCTGAGGAAGCAGCAGCACAAAAATCTTCCCTCAAAGATTTGAAATCAGGCGAACAAGTAGAAGTGTTACTGGAAAATTTGGCAGAGGAAGTTAAACGTAGGCTGACGTAA
- a CDS encoding DegT/DnrJ/EryC1/StrS family aminotransferase translates to MIQSVNPVPAFDIKQQYTSIEAEVSAAVLEVLASGRYIGGPLVEGFEQQFATYHGVNQCIACNSGTDALYLALRVLGIGAGDEVITTPFTFIATAEVISAVGAKPVFVDIDATTFNLDVEQIAAAITPKTKAIIPVHLFGQPVDMTSLMAIALAHNLSVIEDCAQSTGAIWADQKVGSIGHIGCFSFYPTKNLGGCGDGGAITTNDPAIATKLRILRDHGSKIRYLHEEIGVNSRLDALQAAILQIKLRYLDIWNERRREIANYYYQFLSQIPGIVPPQELPEGIGVWNQYTIRISGEQRNGASAKYRDWVRTQLQEQGVSSMVYYPYPLHLQPVYQSLGYQIGDFPLAEQACHEVISLPMFPELTQKQQDQVIYALKDCLK, encoded by the coding sequence ATGATCCAAAGCGTAAATCCCGTCCCTGCTTTTGATATCAAGCAACAATACACCAGCATCGAAGCAGAAGTAAGTGCAGCCGTTTTAGAAGTTCTAGCTTCTGGCCGTTATATCGGTGGTCCCTTAGTCGAAGGCTTTGAGCAACAGTTTGCCACCTATCATGGTGTTAATCAATGTATAGCTTGTAATTCCGGTACTGATGCGCTCTATTTAGCTCTACGAGTCTTGGGAATTGGTGCAGGCGATGAAGTGATTACAACGCCTTTCACTTTTATCGCTACTGCTGAAGTGATTAGCGCCGTGGGTGCCAAGCCTGTTTTCGTTGATATTGATGCTACCACGTTTAACTTAGATGTAGAGCAAATAGCAGCGGCAATTACACCAAAAACCAAAGCGATTATCCCGGTTCACCTATTTGGGCAACCAGTGGATATGACATCATTGATGGCGATCGCACTTGCTCACAACTTGTCAGTCATTGAAGATTGCGCTCAATCTACAGGCGCAATTTGGGCTGATCAAAAAGTCGGAAGCATTGGACATATTGGTTGCTTTAGTTTCTACCCTACCAAAAATCTTGGTGGTTGCGGTGATGGCGGAGCAATCACAACTAACGATCCAGCGATCGCCACAAAACTGCGAATCCTACGGGATCATGGAAGTAAAATTCGATATTTGCACGAAGAAATAGGTGTAAATAGCCGCTTGGATGCTCTACAAGCGGCTATTTTGCAAATTAAACTGCGTTATTTAGATATTTGGAATGAACGGCGCCGAGAAATTGCCAATTATTACTATCAATTCCTGAGTCAAATTCCCGGAATTGTCCCGCCCCAAGAATTACCTGAGGGTATTGGGGTATGGAACCAATACACTATTCGCATATCAGGCGAACAACGAAATGGTGCCAGCGCCAAATATCGAGATTGGGTGCGTACTCAATTGCAAGAGCAAGGTGTCAGCTCAATGGTTTATTACCCCTACCCTTTACACTTGCAGCCAGTTTATCAAAGCCTGGGCTATCAAATTGGTGACTTCCCATTGGCAGAACAAGCCTGCCACGAAGTCATATCCCTACCTATGTTCCCAGAACTGACACAAAAACAGCAAGATCAGGTGATTTATGCGCTGAAAGATTGTTTGAAGTGA
- the aroA gene encoding 3-phosphoshikimate 1-carboxyvinyltransferase has protein sequence MDTIEIPALNRPVDATVEIPGSKSITNRALLVAALAQGDSILENALFSEDSNYFAKCLEQLGIPITLNPDLAQIQIAGKGGEIPAKQADLFVGLAGTAARFISALVALGNGEYRLDGVPRMRERPMGDLLKVLQSSGVTVNFQGNPDFMPYTIYGGQFSGGHFRLKANQTSQQLSALLMIAPYAQQDTIIEVEGTLVSQSYVKMTCKLMADFGVDVNQIGENQFKIPAGQRYQPRHYTIEPDASNASYFFAAAAVTGGRVRVKYLTKQSCQGDILWLNVLEQMGCQIREGDDYTEVTGPEQLQGIDIDMNDISDLVQTLGAIAPFASSPVTIRNVEHIRYKETDRIHAVVTELRRLGVQVEEFADRLKIEPSPITPAAIETYHDHRMAMAFAVTGLKVPGIVIKDPGCTAKTFPDYFTRFFKMLEQ, from the coding sequence GTGGATACCATTGAAATCCCTGCTCTGAATCGCCCAGTAGACGCCACGGTAGAGATTCCTGGTTCTAAAAGTATTACTAATCGGGCATTACTTGTCGCAGCCTTGGCACAAGGTGACTCTATTTTAGAAAATGCCTTATTTAGTGAAGACAGCAATTATTTTGCCAAATGTTTAGAACAATTAGGCATCCCTATTACCCTAAATCCTGACCTGGCTCAAATTCAAATAGCAGGAAAGGGAGGCGAAATTCCGGCGAAGCAGGCCGATTTATTTGTAGGCTTAGCAGGTACAGCAGCAAGGTTTATTTCGGCGCTGGTAGCACTGGGTAATGGCGAATATCGCCTAGATGGCGTTCCCCGGATGCGAGAACGACCGATGGGTGACTTGCTAAAAGTCCTGCAAAGTAGCGGAGTAACCGTTAACTTTCAGGGAAACCCTGATTTTATGCCCTACACCATCTACGGTGGGCAGTTTTCTGGGGGACATTTTCGCTTGAAAGCTAACCAAACAAGTCAGCAACTTTCAGCGTTATTAATGATTGCGCCTTATGCTCAACAAGACACAATTATTGAGGTTGAGGGGACATTGGTTTCTCAATCTTACGTCAAAATGACTTGTAAGTTGATGGCCGATTTTGGCGTCGATGTCAATCAAATCGGCGAAAATCAATTCAAAATTCCAGCAGGTCAGCGTTACCAGCCTCGACATTACACAATAGAACCTGATGCGTCAAATGCTTCTTACTTTTTTGCCGCCGCCGCCGTTACTGGTGGACGAGTGCGGGTTAAATATTTGACCAAACAATCTTGTCAAGGTGATATTCTTTGGCTCAACGTTTTAGAACAAATGGGTTGCCAAATTCGTGAGGGTGATGATTACACCGAAGTCACAGGCCCAGAGCAATTGCAGGGTATCGATATTGACATGAATGATATCTCAGATTTGGTGCAAACCTTAGGAGCGATCGCTCCCTTTGCCTCCTCACCTGTTACCATCCGTAATGTCGAACATATTCGCTATAAAGAAACCGACCGCATTCACGCTGTGGTGACCGAATTGCGTCGCTTGGGCGTTCAAGTTGAAGAATTTGCGGATAGATTGAAGATTGAACCTAGCCCAATTACTCCAGCAGCAATTGAAACCTATCACGATCATCGCATGGCAATGGCATTTGCTGTCACAGGCTTAAAAGTTCCAGGAATTGTAATCAAAGACCCAGGTTGTACAGCGAAGACATTTCCTGATTACTTTACCCGATTTTTCAAAATGTTAGAACAATAA
- a CDS encoding DUF3598 family protein has protein sequence MSNIKKGMPVLARHEGDWVGTYTLVDTAGKILDSYESHLTCQFPENGAHPYYQINRYKWADGKKEEYEFPGIYKDNKLWFDTDRIDGKAWEADDSIVILWFAYKTNPEMSLYEMIYISPDNNNRARTWHWFKNGQIFQRTLIQEQRLK, from the coding sequence ATGTCTAATATTAAAAAAGGAATGCCCGTGCTTGCCCGTCATGAAGGAGATTGGGTAGGCACTTATACATTAGTTGATACAGCCGGAAAAATCCTCGACAGCTACGAATCTCACTTAACTTGTCAATTCCCAGAAAACGGCGCTCATCCCTATTACCAAATCAACCGCTACAAATGGGCTGATGGGAAAAAAGAAGAATACGAATTTCCCGGAATATATAAAGATAATAAACTTTGGTTTGACACCGATCGCATTGACGGCAAAGCTTGGGAAGCCGACGACTCTATTGTGATTTTGTGGTTTGCTTATAAAACAAACCCAGAAATGAGCTTATATGAAATGATTTACATTAGTCCAGACAATAACAATCGTGCCCGTACTTGGCATTGGTTTAAAAACGGTCAAATATTTCAACGCACCCTCATTCAAGAACAACGGCTAAAATGA
- a CDS encoding ABC transporter permease produces the protein MQDLIELDFVDLAIALGLMAIAIGVSSWEKLGLELNLALATGRTILQLLVLGYILDFIFALGNAWAVLAILAIMLTITAIVARNRISQKIPYVLPLVWGAIFISTALTVLYTNFLILQPDRWYQAQYVIPLAGIVIGNAMNAAAIAGERLVSTINSSHLEIETHLSLGATPEQAVSQYRKDAIRVALIPTLNQMILIGMVAIPGITTGQLLAGIKPLDAVSYEILITFMVAFANLMTTVLLTKGLCRQFFNSAAQLVR, from the coding sequence ATGCAGGATCTGATCGAGCTGGATTTCGTGGATTTAGCTATTGCTTTAGGATTAATGGCGATCGCCATTGGTGTATCTAGCTGGGAAAAATTAGGACTAGAGTTGAACTTAGCCCTAGCTACTGGAAGAACCATCTTACAACTACTTGTATTGGGATACATTTTAGATTTCATCTTTGCTTTGGGCAATGCTTGGGCAGTTTTGGCGATATTAGCAATCATGCTGACAATTACGGCGATTGTCGCACGAAATCGCATCAGCCAAAAAATTCCTTATGTATTGCCTTTGGTGTGGGGTGCAATTTTCATCAGTACCGCCCTGACAGTGCTTTATACCAACTTCTTGATTCTTCAACCAGACAGATGGTACCAAGCGCAGTATGTGATTCCCTTGGCAGGGATAGTCATAGGTAATGCCATGAATGCAGCGGCGATCGCCGGGGAACGCCTTGTCAGCACCATTAATTCCAGCCATTTGGAAATAGAAACCCACTTGAGCTTAGGCGCAACTCCAGAGCAAGCAGTTAGTCAGTACCGCAAAGACGCCATCAGAGTCGCTTTGATTCCGACTCTCAATCAAATGATACTTATAGGTATGGTGGCAATACCAGGAATTACCACCGGACAGTTACTAGCTGGTATCAAACCCTTGGATGCTGTATCCTACGAAATTTTAATTACGTTTATGGTTGCTTTTGCTAACTTAATGACAACAGTTTTACTTACGAAGGGATTGTGTCGTCAGTTTTTTAATTCCGCCGCGCAGTTAGTTAGGTGA
- a CDS encoding type II toxin-antitoxin system RelE family toxin: MTDQPFIQVEASPTFNRNLRTLAKKYRSIRNDIQPVIEQLEQGELLGDKIPGVGYALFKLRVRNSDIQKGKSGGYRLIYYVKTAMGIILLTVYAKSEQVDIAADDIQSIITEYEQRAIEDKEDI; the protein is encoded by the coding sequence ATGACTGATCAGCCTTTCATTCAAGTTGAAGCTTCGCCAACGTTCAACCGAAATCTACGCACTCTTGCCAAGAAGTATCGCAGTATTCGGAATGATATACAACCCGTCATCGAACAACTTGAGCAGGGAGAGTTGCTAGGAGATAAAATACCTGGGGTTGGTTATGCGCTCTTCAAGTTAAGAGTCCGAAATAGTGACATTCAAAAAGGTAAAAGTGGTGGCTATCGTCTGATTTACTACGTCAAGACAGCAATGGGAATTATTTTGCTGACTGTTTATGCAAAATCTGAACAAGTCGATATTGCCGCAGATGACATTCAGAGCATAATTACAGAATATGAGCAACGGGCGATTGAAGATAAAGAGGATATCTAA
- a CDS encoding glutathione S-transferase family protein, with protein MTQLTLVIGNKNYSSWSLRPWLAMKQFGLEFDEIRIPLYGSDSSSKTRQYSPSGKVPILIHDTLTVWDSLAICEYLAETFPTLQWWPEDKTARAFARSITAEMHSGFQNLRQNMPMNCRTKYPGKGLASGVQQDIDRITSIWQESRQKFGTAGNFLFGNFTIADAFFAPVVLRFVTYDVQLDTVSRDYVETVLALSAMQEWINAAKSETEILPQYEF; from the coding sequence ATGACACAACTAACTTTGGTAATTGGCAATAAAAATTATTCATCTTGGTCACTTCGTCCTTGGCTGGCGATGAAACAATTTGGTTTAGAATTCGATGAAATTCGGATTCCGCTTTACGGTTCAGATTCTTCATCAAAAACTCGGCAATACTCGCCATCAGGAAAAGTACCTATACTAATACACGATACGCTAACTGTGTGGGATTCTCTTGCTATTTGTGAATACCTAGCTGAAACATTTCCGACTTTGCAATGGTGGCCAGAAGATAAAACAGCAAGAGCATTTGCTCGTTCTATCACAGCCGAAATGCACTCAGGGTTTCAAAACTTGCGTCAGAATATGCCGATGAACTGCCGGACTAAATACCCTGGTAAAGGTTTAGCATCTGGCGTACAACAAGATATCGATCGCATTACGAGTATTTGGCAAGAATCACGTCAAAAATTTGGAACTGCTGGCAATTTCTTGTTTGGCAACTTCACAATTGCTGATGCGTTTTTTGCCCCAGTTGTCTTGCGGTTTGTAACTTATGATGTGCAGTTAGATACCGTTTCTAGAGATTACGTAGAGACAGTTTTGGCACTAAGCGCCATGCAAGAGTGGATAAATGCAGCAAAGAGTGAAACAGAAATTCTTCCCCAATACGAGTTTTAA